Within Vigna unguiculata cultivar IT97K-499-35 chromosome 2, ASM411807v1, whole genome shotgun sequence, the genomic segment CCTTTCCTTGCCCCTCTTTGATAGGAAAAATACCTAAACCTCCCACATGGATAGATAGAAAAGTAGAGTGAAGGATGACATTAATTCAACTATAGAAAGtataattaaaaccaaatttacaAACCACTTTTTTGATAAGAAAGTTTTAGCTTATATAGTATAAAAACAGTTTTGATAGTCACATTACAACCTACGGTTTACCTATTGGCTTTATTAGAAAGCATGTTCTTCAAAAGCAACACAATTACAATATCTAATGTCTCTACCTTTCACACACTCTACTAACAATGAAACTTGGTCTATCAACAAAGATTTAcatacaatatttaaatatatttgaaataatataaaaataatgattgaaATTGCAACCAAAATTTTAGTCTCAAATAATGGTCACACTTACCTACGACCAATATCATACCAATCGTTAGTTTAAAAGTAGTgaccaaaatataattaaaaaagataatattttgaCTCAGTTGTTTTGAATCACTTTTAACTCATCACTCCAATCACCTTTTagttatctattttgatttttataatgGTGTGATGTGATGATCGAAAGGtgattatgaataaaaaaaaaagtagatcaaaatatatcattaaaaaatggTGACATCTCTAAAATCAATTACTAATTAAATTGGTGACTGgatttttaaagacaaaacttgatttAGTCACCAACCAGTTGAAATAACAATTCAAATAACGTAAATTGGAACTAATTTTAATTGTCACTAACTTCCATTTTTTAGTGTTGCTTGATTGAAATATATTTccacataaattttaattttaaaattaaataaattattactacaataattaaatttgcaaagtAAAGTTCTTTTttcaaatgaataaatattatttttgttattgtaaaatataatttcttgaCTTCTACAACAACATAAATAAAGTTCGATtcattaaattcttaaaattaacTCTAAATATAAGATGTATATAACTACACCAAAATCAAGgatcttatatattattttatttatttttataataaaaattttatatgatagcaaatgataaatatattttaaaatattatcctaTATCAAGATAGatattattctaaaatattttattgattcaataataataaaaaatttaatcggtgaattattttctaaaagtaaATTTTCACGGGTTGTCTAAAATGtagttcaaaattaattttcaaaaggTCATTAAGTTTTTTTCCCATAATTAAATCCTATATTCACAGTAAAATCGTTTTGAATGTGTACTAGAAATATAATATCTCCAAGAGTTATGAATGtgttaagaaatttaatttcaaaatggtaTTGTAAATGACTTTGTGAATTGAAATCTTGGAAGATAATGAAAATGTGTATAGAAGATTCAAACATTATGTTATTCATCGggtatttttgaaataaaattaaaaaatatttaaatagagGTGGATCTGACAAACCGTACGATGCAAAAGATAATTTCTCTTAATCAGTTTAGTTAGATTAGTTGAACTCGTAAAATTGGCCCGTTCGTGCGTACAACCTTTTGCATAGAATACAACAATACTACATTACAATCCTAATTactaaaacaacaaaacaaagaaacttGGATTTCGAAATTTACTGTGTTCTGTGTTGCTTGAGGAAAAACAAGATGTAGAATTGAGCACTGCAAAAAGAAATCAAGAATAAATACAACACAATGTTGCAAAAAATTGAGTAAAGCACAAACAAAATTCGATGAATAGAACAGAATGATATATCTTTCAGATAGCTCGTTTGATTAAGTGTTAAGATAATTCTTCAGTACTTGGTCAGGCAAAATTAATTTCTCTccaaatttgtatatatatggCAGAGCACCATTCTGGTTGATTACAGTAGCAGacctaacaaaaaaagaaaacaaaaccttTTGTCCAGCAGCTTTTTAGCTGAACTTCCATGTCAATGTCGAAGATTCAGAATTTCAATTCTCCTGAACGCTCTTTTCTGGTGCACCGGGATGCTTCAGAGAATCAAGGCTGAAAAGAAAGAAGCCATTAATGAAAGGAAAAGGACAacgaagaagaaaataatggtaattaaaatggataaaaagaaaaagaaaagtacgATTAACAgagaataaaatcaaaatattgaaTGGGAAAGCTTGAGCGTGTGGTCAACCTGCATTTCTGAGGTACCCTCCAGGAAATAATTGACAACCTCTTCAAACTTGGAGCTAAGGTCAAATAATATTTCCAATCTTGAAGCATGATTCTAAGGTCATGAAGTTTACTATTCATACCATAGCAACAATTTGCATGCATGGtgcaaactttatttaaatcttTACTTGGCTCACAAAGCCCACCAAAATTAACTGTATCCAAGAATTTCATCCTCAGTCCTAAATCAGTAATGAAAGGGTCAACTTTGATAAAATTGAGGACATCCTGATCATGGTAGCCGGGGTAGGTTTCTTGTGAAGAATACCAGAACTTGTAAAACTCAATTGACCTATTATTGGACTTTACAAAGTTGAACCCTCCATTGGGTCTGTTCTGCACATCACTAAAGCTGCCAGTGAAATGATCACATGCTATCTGGAAATCTGCATCCCTGTGAAACCGAGGAAACGGGTCTCTAAACCACATAATATCAGCATCCTGGTTGAAGACATAAGTATCACAAAGTTAGATATCTAATATTTAAATCTCTCTCCAGAAAATGTCTCCCCTTTGAAAGGaaatcaataaaagaaaaataaggcAAATTTAAATGATTTGCAAACTTCAAAACTCGTGAAACTATTTCCATGATCACAAGGATTAAACAAGTCAGTCCAAGTAAACACGAGAAAGTTAATGATTAAATACTTACCGTGAACACAAAATTGTACCCCAACTCTAGAACGGAGCGCAAGAAATCAATCCGTCTCCACATCATCTTCAAGTAACGAGGAGTCATGAAAAATGCCTCTTCATGAAAATCAACGGCTTCAGTAGCAAGCAAATAGCAATAGGAGTGTATTGCCTGACAACGCATAAAAGCCTTCGGGTCTAATGCAACAATTACTAAATGATTTAAAAGCCAGCGAGTACGATCTCCAATTCTAAAGCTCTCAAGGAATAGATCAATGATTGAATTTGGTGCTGCCCAGGCTTCATTTAATGTGGTCAAGATAACAGTTTTGTCTTTCATAGCAGCCTCATTCAGAATATTTTCAAGTGAATACTCATTGCTTATCTGCAAAagaattatttcaaaaaaatgcgAATGCCACTACCATTAATAAATTACGCAAACCAAAaccacaataatattaaaatcttCCAGTTTAGGCTATGCCTATCGTAATTTTAAAGATCAGGCAAAATAGTAATCTTCAGTCAcaatttaagaaatgaaaaggCATCAACTGGATCGTGACTGACTGATCTAGTAGAGTAGTGGAGATACAACTCGGATATAAAAGTATTGTGGATAATAGCTAAACAAACAATGAATGTATTCTTCTAGAATCACTATTGAAAATTCACCATTTCAAATTAATGTATATAAAAGTAGTTAAAATATGCGGTCTTCCTTAATTCCaatgaatatattaatatttttctaagcAGCAGTATGTCTTCAATTTTATTGCCGAATTAGTCCCGCAAAGATTTAACCAGTTACCAAATCCTTTTATATAATGTGGCAACAAAATCTTCGAAGAAGGAAAGTGGTAACAAAATCTTGGATGAACTAAAGACaaaaaatctttgaatagtTAATTTGACGACCACAATTTCTAGGGGAAAAATGTGGTAACACGTTTAGCTTCGGAAGGCCAAAATTAGGATTTCCTCTGGTCCAAAAATAAGAGGATAACAAATTCTAACAAAACAGGTATATCCGTTCACCTAACTATGCACATTTGATAGTGTTCCGAATTTTGCTTCCATCCTCTACCTTCAACTACTCcaagaaaaaataacaacaataataatgaaattcaACAAGATTCAACCTTTTCCATTACTCTTCGTCATCACTTCAATCTTCCTCAAGTGAATAACCAAACAGATAGAAGATCCACACGGCATTTTTCAAGAGCTGAATTTCATTCACCATATACAAAGTACTGTTCCAATTAACAGAGTCCTTTAATCCACTTCAACAACATAATTTTCAGTTCAGAACAAAGGTTTAAGCTGTGATCTCACATATTCGTCGAGATCATCAAGATCGCAGGAAATTACGGACAAATGCAATTAAGAAATCATGGTAACCGTTCACGTTCCTTAAAATCTTGCTCAGAACTATCGTAATCGGTATACCTTCCGCAGTTAGGAAAATAATATCGAAAATTAAAAAACGATTTCGGTCACAAatgcaatgttttttttttgtccacaTAAAAACGCGATGAAACTGCCACGACAGTTTAAAACCTTAATCAAAGCTAACAAACAAACACTTTCCAAATCACGATACATTCGGCATTATTAACGCTAGAAAAAATTACggagagagagtgagagaaaCAGAACGGTACTCACCGCGACGGAATCGTTGGACGGGAAAACAGCAGATACGCGACCCCAGTGATTGGAAGAGGAGATGCGAGAGTAATCGGCGTTTCTGAAGAGGAGTATGCACGAGAAAGAGACGAGGAGGAAGAAGAGTGCGGCACCGATGCTCCGCCGGAAAACGAGGGCGGATTCCGGCAACATGATGGTGGTGAAGTTACCGGTTGCGCGGCGGTAAGATGTGGCCGGAAATCGTCGGCGGTTGGAAGGGAGCGTGGCGCGGGACATTCGTTGGCGGAAGAGAGGTCATTTCGGTGAACGACGTCGTCTGAGTAAAACGATTTTACTTAAAACGAagcttatttaaaatattaagagctGTGTGAGCAGTGAAGTTTAGTGGGTGTTTAGTGCGGTAATGGTAACGTGTAGAGAGAAGGGAAGTGGTGTTTAGAATGAACGAACATGCTTCGTGATGTAACTGTAGACATATAAAATAAGATAGTGGGTGTTATGGAATTTGACTCAGTTTGTGATTTTCGTACTTACCTATTGCAGCTGTTCTTCACGTccacttttaattatttattttcaagttaGATGGTtacgaaaatatattttattttttggtattcTTATagttagttatattttattttttggtattcTGATAGTTAGGAAAATTAAGTCTTCATAGAAATAGAAGTTATTGTTTATAATaactatttgttattttttattttcaattttcaattttcaattttaattgaaataatttttaaacatttttttctaaatttgttcAATGCAAAAACTAAAcatgtttatgatttttttttcaaatataatactccagaaaatataattactaggaattaatacaaaattatatgcGGACAAAAAACTcgttaaattataaatacaatagGTAATAAGTATAATAAcaagtaaaattatattattgataaatattatcatatttgaatgaatttatttcaacaaaatatttattcgACAAAGAAATTCAaaccaatttatttaatttatttaatcgaTCTAAAGtaaagaatatttataaaactagGATAAATAGTCACTATAAATTTGCtccttaaatttttaaaactataaaaagtCTTCATAATTACTTTCTACATAATTGTacccaaattttgttagatatgttatgaaatataaagttggtaataatagagaaaaaaagaaagaggaagGAAAGATAATAAGAGATAATGAAGACTAATTTTTGTGTAATattactaagaaaaaaaaacttatttagaaaaaaaaaatgcaacctAAAGGATAAGGTTataaatagttaatacaaataattaaatctaataaaGACTATATGGGTAGAAAACTAATGAACAACCATTAATTCATATTACTCTTCTTTGGTGTCCATTTGATCGGAGGATATATcttgttaaaatttaactaGGAAAAAAACCactgtaacaaaaaaaaatatttgtcaagGAAAAAGAGTGCATCATTCTTTGTTCTtcaatacaatattgttcatcacatattataTTTCTCTCCCTTTAGACAAAAAAttctttgggataaaaacctagtgaaggaaaaataatacatcattatttattcatcaatacaatattgttcatcacatattctatttctctcATGTAAACTCACATCATTAAGATGATAGAGTCCAATCTTGTAAACAAATTGCTCcaaagttctccttggcaaaaACTTTGTAAAAAGATCTTACAGATTTTCACATGAACGAATCTTTTGGGTCTCTatatcaccatttctttgaagatcatgagtgaaatagttttggaagaatatgttttgttcaatctcctttaatatatccttgTTTCAATTGAGCAATACATTcattattgtcttcatatatggttgttgatttcaTTTTTCTCGAGGGTAGAGCAAGAGTTtgttgcacatgttgaattataaactttaaccaaacacattcacgacttgcctcatgtaatgctaaattTTATGAATGATTCGATGATGTCGTTGTTATGGTTTGTTTCACAGACCACCATGAAATCATTGTGCCACCATAAGTGAACAAATATTCTATTTGTGATTGACCATTAAGAGGATTTGgtaaataacctgcatctgcataacccgttagatttgattttgaatcatttggataaaataagtcCATATTCATAGTACCTTTAATATAATGAAGAATATGTTTTACTCGAgtccaatgtcttcttgtaggtgaagaattatatcttgctaacaaatttacagtaAATGTTATATCAGGTCGAGTATAATTTATATCATCCTTTTTTTGAGCTttaaaagggtctttatcaacatctaacgacctcacacaTTTTGAATGCAAAATGGATATGACTTGTCCATATAAAACCTTTTAAGCACCTCCCTTATATAAGCCTCTTGATGTACAAAagcacatttatttaaatactcaatttgtattCCCAAACaaaaactttgtccttccaagattcgtcatctcaaattctttctttaagcaatcaattgcctttgtgagctcattaggagttccaataatgtttatgtcatctacataaacaacaattatgacaaattcattttctGATCTTTTCAaacaaatacaaggacaaataggaCCATTTTTATAcctttcttttaataagtactcgCTAAGATGATTATATCACACATACTTTTTGATTGCTTtaatccataaagggacttgttcaattttattgaataatcctcttTAGAATATGCATTTGTTGGGCAAATTAAATCCTTCAGgaagtttcatataaatatcattctcaagacaaccatacaaatAGACCGTAATaacatccattagatgtaatgTAAACCTTCTTGCAACTAGAGTAATcaaatattgaaatgttgatgcATCTTATTTCGTGTGAATATGTCTCTTCAAAATCAATGCCAAGTCTTTATGAAAAACCTTAAAGCAACTAtcatgctttgtatctaacaatttcaccattctcatttcacTTTTGCAAAAAAAAACCATATGTACCCAATGGGGTTTACACACTTAAGTGTGCGAGCTATAGGTCCAAAAAGCTTTCGTTTAGTAAGCAAATCTAATTTTGCTTCgattgcatctttccattttgattaatcatttctttgtcgacaatcttcaatggtCATTGGATCTCGATCCTTATTATCACTCATATCATTCATCACTATATTATATATGCAAAAAGTCTCAtcaatgttgacttcatttCGGTTCATATTATCTTATTCATCACATAATTTGTCGAgatctcaacatttttcaacaatttcaatcACATGAGGTTCTCTTCACTACCATAATTCTTAGAATTACCGAGAGAATTTTACCCATGGAAGTAAATTCGtcggtaaatttgaattattaacgGATTTCACCGacgaattttaatattttaattattgaagaattttaacataaatctaTTTGTATCGATAAAATCCATCGATAATACATATTTCAATTACTAACAAATTTTTTGGTCGGTAattacatatcttaaaattcatcgataatttaaaattattattaccgATAGATTTTCTGGTCGATAATAATTAagtgagaaaaagaagagaatgagaataagaagaaagagaagagaaggaCGAGAGGTCGGATGTGCAATGGTGGGCACGACGGTAGCCTAGTGGTGCGGTAGAGGCATGATGGTGGGGCAGTAGAGATGGTGTAGGGGAAAGAGAAAAGGAGGAGGAGAGAAGAAAGAGTGAGAGAGGGAGGTGgagaaagagaaggaagaggAGGAGAAAACGATAGTAATGGTGGCAGCGAAGGAATAGGAGGAGGGTTGGAGGTATTGGAAGAAGAGAAATGGAAAgataaaaggaagaagaagaagaagaagggaggATGATAGACCTTGTAGCGCCACAACAGAAAGGAGAAGGTCCATGGCTGCAGAGAAAATGGAATGAAATGAAGGAGTGGATTCAAGATTGGAGGCTCTTGAAGCAATGAAGGTGAAAGGGAGAGGGAACCTAGAAGAGAAATCTATTCTAGGGAAGGAGGCTAGAATAGTTCTTGGTAGAAATTAGTCTAGCAAAGTGACTCTAGAGGCAATAGGTGAAGTACTTTCAACACTTAGTCTATTACCATTCCAAAGTAACCAAATACAAGAGTAAGAAGGCCCCATTTTTAGGATGCATGGCCGACCTAATGGAATGTAAATGTAATATGAAATGAAATGGAGAtatagcttggagaagaagcacaAATGATGGTCGTGTGATGCAAAGGAGGGAGGGATCTAATGCCATGTGGCAAGTCACACTCTCCTTGCTTGCACAAAGTAGACAATAGGTACTCCAAGGCTTATCCCCCAAGACCATTCTCGGCCAAAAGATGTAATTGAGCTTGCATTAGCCCAAATTGAAGGCTAAACAACAAAGTATTTtagcatttttttatattctataacATGGCCTAACATGTAgcccaaaataatatatattccaATGCTCCAATCATGCGTGCTATCATATTTTGATGTCTTCTTTAACCCATGAGAATAACATATGAAGCCCATGATGAATTTAATCCTCTTGAGGCAAGTCCATTTGGATCCTTCTAAGCATGCCTCTTGTTATTGGGCTTCTTAGTGGGTTTTGGGCTTGAGATGCATGTGGACCTaggattgggccttgagcatgatgtGGACCTAGAGGGTCTTCAtcagaggaggaagaagataaaCCATATCGCGCTATTTGTGGACAAATTTTATCGACAGATTTGTCCGTTGGTAATTACCGATGGAATATAAATTTCGTTAGTAAAATTTACGGATAAGGATTTTTACCAACGAATTTTAGGTCGCCAATGATTTTAGTTTACTAGATTTTGAACACcgataatatcattttttcttgtagtgtcttTGAATCGAATCATTAATAATGTCAAATGAATATTTTAGGATTTCCACCTCCACGATTGTGTCATGTTGCCTTTTAGCTCATTTTCTCATTTGAAATAAGCCTACCATGTCTCAAGCGtgtaatgataattcattccaacaaatatctttttccatttgtgttctttctccccctaatgtttaaaaaacttattcataaaaatgACAAGTGACAAGTCAAATTGTAAATAAGTCTCgtgttgatggttcaagatatttattattgatggaGAATCatatatccaacatatattcttaTTCGTCTCTAAGGACCCATCTTAGTCCTTTATGATGGGGAACTTGAAACATATACAAgacacccaaaaattcttaaatgagaaaatattaggttgttgaccaaaaaccaactacAGATAAGAGTATTTGTGATATCTTGTTAGTTTGATACGAATCAATATTGCAACATGCAAAATTTCATATCCCCAATTAGCCATTAGAAGATTAACTCTTATGAGTAATGGTcttgcaatcaattttagaggTTTTATTAATGATTCTGCAAGTCTATTTTGAATATGAACATGTGCTAttggatgttcaacttcaattccaattgacatacaatactcattaaaagcaaGAGATATAAAGTCACCAACATTATCTAAACAATTTTTCTTAAGTGGATAATACGGGAAGTGAACTCTTAACTTGATTAATTGTGCTAATAACCTTGCAAATGGGCGATTGCAAGttcataaaaaacaaatacGTGACCAAGTAGTTGATGCTTcaattaaaaccatgaaatatctaaatggtCCACATGATAGGTTTATTGGACCACAAATGTCACCTTGTATTTGTTCTAAGAAAGAGATTgactaatttctatttttttttcaggtgATGCTCTTATCAACTTTCCTTGGGAACattgagaaatcattggactaAAGAAGTTTTTCATTCTTAAGTGAACGTCCACATGGGTTTTCAACTATTATTTGCATCATGATAGATTCAGGATTACCCAACTAATCATGGAAAGCAAgaaattcattttgattcgtGATCTTGTAGTTTACAATGACATTGATTCAGAAACTTCGGGTTTACAACGATAGACATATATCATTGAAATTTAATAAGTTTATATTAGACTcaggagaataaaatgcatttttaatgtGCAACCTTGTACCTCTTGGAAGAAGTATAATAGTTCTTCTAGAGTCTTAGATTAtatttaacacttttaaaaGAAGTGCAGTAGGTCTTCTAGAGCcttcaatatatttatagtaTTAGAAATAGTGCTGACATTGATTTCTTGCATTACCAAACAAAAGAAAGATTTATTACTATTGAAAATTGCATGAGTTGTCACACTATGAACAAGACACAAGTTTGTCCAAAAGAAAAATGGTACAAAAagggtttgcaaactcaaagtTTTACATGATACATGACTTGGGATGTCAAAAAATCCGTACCCTCAGGTATCTGCGGATAAAATCCGTAACGGGTAGAAAATGGATATTCTAAATGGATACCCGTAAGTATGggtactaatatttttttatacttacaTGTTAATGGGGAgagtacgggtatcatagtatccgtacccgctatactctaacttaaattaaacaaaaattaaaaaaaaaacatgattaaaatattaacatattgattttgaatggtttattttttatatcaattagttttaattaaaaaattttcatttctttgtgACATtcaatgtaacatcccggtttaatagtttttatgctatcaaacaaaacattatattataataggAATAGGCCGGTATAAAGTATCAATACAATTATCCTTAGTTAACCATACATGTACTGCCTATACATACAGCCTTAAATAAGAAAGGGGTTACAAAACACCCAACCATCTAAGCAAAACAAAGGGTGAAAGCTACTGCTGGAAGCACTCAAACACTACTCAACTCCTATCCAGGAGGGGTGTATCCTCACCTGCACTTTTGGCTGCTTATGCCAATCGTTAAGGGCAATCATTTCAAAAGAGAAAGACACACAGAACAAACATatgcaagaagggtaagctaacttaaataaaaagaaatcatacaatttaataattaagcatCAGCCAAGGTTTATCACATTTATCAGAATTGTTCAAATCGTCACAATCATAACACGCATTCAcaattctagactcgatatccggattatgtaagtgacattggagctcttggtggcttgcacctatGACGGTTcacaaactctgcagagttttactaagtgaaacttttaaacaatatgtctcataagaaatccaccaaaaatatttccctactttcaataaaacatattgacattggatttttaggatttgattcagtaattgggatgatcataattcttgaaaaataaaagtcatgttgatatgagtggattgtttctatgatttgctaaatgagttgatttgataatttcttgattaaatcttttgtgaaagaatttgaccttgtgagtcttgagccttaatgtaaaggatgaattgtcatgtgtcattcctattttttcttgagtgacttgttcatgtttgtttatactcaaatatttagcttgattcttttgttttgcaacttaggtgaatatgcatgatttgatatgactgaggcatttcttgtttttagctacttggccaaataagcccaccttgatattaatccattggtagcccctttgagctttaaacctctttttcttgttttaagcctattgcataaccttgaaaagaaaaagaccatattctaccttaggaagaaagaatgagctaatggattatgttcaggaatggaCCTAGATGGTCCTCCCACCTTCTGTTGAGACCTCTGCTGAGCTTCAACTTTAGCCTTAAGTTTCTCCATTACTCTTGCCTTCTCTACCAAGGCAGGGAATTCCTTGATAGAGAGTGGAGCCACCATGAGTTTGAGATCACCTCTcaacctattctcaaactttctaCACTGCTAGTCTTCCGCCATCTTTAAGGTGTGAAATCTGCCCAAGTGTTTAAACCTTTCAGCGTACTCCGATACTGACATGTCTCCTTGCATCAGCTGCAAGAACTCAACCTCCTCTGCGTACCTCACGCTATCTGGGAAGTACTCAGCA encodes:
- the LOC114170299 gene encoding uncharacterized protein At4g15970-like, producing MSRATLPSNRRRFPATSYRRATGNFTTIMLPESALVFRRSIGAALFFLLVSFSCILLFRNADYSRISSSNHWGRVSAVFPSNDSVAISNEYSLENILNEAAMKDKTVILTTLNEAWAAPNSIIDLFLESFRIGDRTRWLLNHLVIVALDPKAFMRCQAIHSYCYLLATEAVDFHEEAFFMTPRYLKMMWRRIDFLRSVLELGYNFVFTDADIMWFRDPFPRFHRDADFQIACDHFTGSFSDVQNRPNGGFNFVKSNNRSIEFYKFWYSSQETYPGYHDQDVLNFIKVDPFITDLGLRMKFLDTVNFGGLCEPSKDLNKVCTMHANCCYGMNSKLHDLRIMLQDWKYYLTLAPSLKRLSIISWRVPQKCSLDSLKHPGAPEKSVQEN